The Flavobacterium sp. 123 genome contains a region encoding:
- a CDS encoding protein-L-isoaspartate(D-aspartate) O-methyltransferase, translating into MKDTAKHQGLRNQLVSTLQQKGITDKAVLEAIKKIPRHLFLNSSFEDYAYQDKAFPIGAGQTISQPYTVAFQSQLLEVKKEDKILEIGTGSGYQTAVLCAMGAKVYSVERQNELFKKTNVLFPKLGIRPKHLSFGDGYKGLPSYAPFDSIIVTAGAPIIPQPLMAQLKIGGRLVIPLGEDVQVMTLLIRKNETQFEKHEFGEFRFVPLLEDKN; encoded by the coding sequence TTGAAAGACACAGCAAAACATCAAGGCCTTCGGAATCAATTAGTAAGCACTTTGCAACAAAAAGGAATTACCGACAAGGCTGTTTTGGAAGCGATAAAAAAAATCCCGAGGCATTTATTTTTGAATTCTAGTTTTGAAGATTATGCATATCAGGACAAAGCTTTCCCTATTGGCGCTGGTCAAACTATATCTCAGCCTTATACTGTTGCTTTTCAGTCTCAATTATTAGAAGTAAAGAAAGAGGATAAAATTTTAGAAATAGGAACAGGTTCTGGTTATCAAACAGCTGTTTTGTGCGCTATGGGAGCCAAAGTATATAGTGTGGAACGTCAAAATGAATTGTTCAAAAAAACTAATGTTTTGTTTCCAAAATTAGGAATTCGTCCGAAGCATCTTTCTTTTGGTGATGGTTATAAAGGATTGCCTAGTTATGCTCCTTTTGATAGTATTATTGTTACTGCTGGTGCGCCAATTATACCGCAACCATTAATGGCACAATTGAAAATAGGAGGAAGGTTAGTAATTCCTTTAGGGGAAGATGTTCAAGTAATGACTTTATTAATTCGGAAAAATGAAACACAATTTGAAAAACATGAGTTTGGAGAGTTTCGTTTTGTACCTTTATTAGAAGATAAAAATTAA